The Halopseudomonas sabulinigri genome window below encodes:
- a CDS encoding chorismate--pyruvate lyase family protein, translating to MLPDWFAADRHPALPPAPLFNWLCAEGSLTQRLTDAGNDDFRVELLAQEEQPARADEAQALGIAAGQPVWVRQVLLHTDGAPRVFARSVAPLSALGSAAVELNGLGTTSLGHLLFRNPQIRRGPIEIARYPAAWLPRDFAAEGLWARRSHFSDGDLQLLVCEVFLQGWPPAGT from the coding sequence ATGCTGCCCGACTGGTTTGCCGCCGATCGCCACCCGGCACTACCCCCTGCTCCGCTGTTCAACTGGCTGTGCGCCGAAGGCTCACTGACCCAGCGACTGACCGACGCCGGCAATGATGATTTCCGGGTTGAACTGCTCGCCCAGGAGGAGCAACCCGCACGCGCCGACGAAGCACAGGCCCTCGGCATTGCTGCTGGGCAACCGGTGTGGGTGCGTCAGGTGCTGCTGCACACCGATGGTGCGCCCAGGGTATTTGCGCGCTCGGTGGCACCGCTCAGCGCCCTCGGCAGCGCTGCCGTCGAGCTCAACGGCCTGGGTACCACCAGCCTGGGCCACCTGCTGTTTCGTAACCCGCAGATTCGCCGTGGGCCCATCGAAATCGCCCGCTACCCGGCCGCCTGGCTGCCTCGCGACTTTGCGGCTGAGGGGCTTTGGGCACGGCGTTCACACTTTTCTGACGGCGACTTGCAGCTGCTGGTTTGTGAAGTATTCTTGCAGGGCTGGCCACCGGCCGGCACCTGA
- the phoB gene encoding phosphate regulon transcriptional regulator PhoB — MSGKTILIVDDEAPIREMIAVALEMAGYDCLEAENTQQAHASIIDCKPDLILLDWMLPGTTGIELARRLKRDEMTTDIPIIMLTAKGEEDNKIQGLEVGADDYITKPFSPRELVARLKAVLRRAGPVDSEAPIEVAGLHLDPVSHRVTIDDSAAEMGPTEYRLLQFFMTHQERAYTRGQLLDQVWGGNVYVEERTVDVHIRRLRKALGSNYEHLVQTVRGTGYRFSTKA; from the coding sequence ATGTCAGGCAAAACCATTCTGATCGTCGATGACGAAGCTCCAATCCGCGAAATGATCGCGGTTGCACTGGAAATGGCAGGCTACGACTGCCTCGAAGCCGAAAACACCCAACAGGCCCACGCCAGCATCATTGACTGCAAGCCGGACCTGATCCTGCTCGACTGGATGTTGCCCGGCACCACCGGCATCGAACTGGCGCGCCGCCTCAAGCGCGATGAGATGACCACGGACATTCCGATCATCATGCTCACCGCCAAGGGCGAAGAGGACAACAAGATCCAGGGCCTGGAAGTCGGCGCCGACGATTACATCACCAAGCCCTTTTCCCCGCGTGAACTGGTCGCCCGGCTCAAGGCCGTGCTGCGCCGCGCCGGCCCGGTCGACAGCGAAGCCCCCATCGAGGTTGCCGGCCTGCACCTGGACCCGGTCAGCCACCGCGTCACCATCGACGACAGCGCCGCCGAAATGGGCCCCACCGAATATCGCCTGCTGCAGTTCTTCATGACCCACCAGGAACGTGCCTACACCCGCGGGCAGTTGCTTGATCAGGTCTGGGGCGGCAATGTGTACGTTGAAGAGCGTACCGTCGATGTGCACATTCGGCGTCTGCGCAAGGCGCTTGGCAGCAACTACGAGCATCTGGTACAAACCGTGCGCGGCACCGGTTATCGATTCTCGACCAAGGCCTGA
- a CDS encoding aminoacyl-tRNA deacylase and HDOD domain-containing protein, with product MTTEAVRDTHGTSLPDLIEKLLQQQGIAYQLRPLEYAGPVAQQVQACLLCDSIGTVLSLIPKDHLLDLKRVGSLLGRDLQPVRDGELQRILSKHQLSELPGLPILFNSPCVCEQSLLDHNYVSLDSGLPGWCLQLSQNDARTLMAKASMARFAVPLSSLNDPAGSPEQDSQDLTDAVQNFTALRMKQRLEETIEIPPLPESAQKIMKLRVNPDADVEDLADVVETDPSLAAQVVSWAASPYYAAPGKIRSVEDAIGRVLGFDLVINLAVGLALGKTFKLPKDAPERSTPYWEQAIYTAAVIEGLAKAMPREKRPELGLNYLAGLLHNFGYLVLAYIFPPYFKMICRHVEANPHVAPHLIEQHLIGVTRDQIGSWLSRCWDMPDEVSIALRHQHNPHYQGEEHVYANLVYLTLALLSRHQIGSGPQMPIPDALLARLGLSEDKAEEVVGKVLEARDALRVLVNKYQAAN from the coding sequence ATGACCACTGAAGCAGTCCGCGACACCCACGGCACCAGCCTGCCCGATCTTATTGAAAAACTCCTGCAGCAGCAGGGCATTGCCTATCAACTGCGGCCCCTCGAGTATGCCGGGCCGGTAGCCCAACAGGTGCAGGCCTGCCTGCTGTGCGACAGCATCGGCACCGTGCTGTCACTGATTCCGAAGGATCATCTGCTTGATCTGAAACGCGTTGGCAGTCTGCTGGGGCGCGACCTTCAGCCGGTGCGCGACGGCGAGCTGCAACGCATTCTGAGCAAACACCAGCTGAGCGAGTTACCGGGCCTGCCAATCCTGTTCAATTCGCCCTGCGTATGCGAGCAGAGCCTGCTCGACCATAACTACGTGAGCCTCGACAGCGGCCTGCCCGGTTGGTGCCTGCAACTTAGCCAGAACGATGCGCGCACACTGATGGCCAAGGCCAGCATGGCGCGCTTCGCGGTGCCGTTGAGCAGCTTGAACGATCCGGCCGGCAGCCCCGAACAGGACAGCCAGGACCTGACCGACGCGGTGCAGAATTTCACTGCCCTGCGCATGAAACAGCGGCTGGAGGAGACCATCGAAATCCCCCCGCTGCCAGAGTCCGCGCAGAAGATCATGAAGCTGCGGGTCAATCCCGATGCTGATGTTGAGGATCTGGCCGATGTGGTGGAGACCGATCCCAGCCTTGCCGCACAGGTGGTCAGCTGGGCCGCCTCGCCCTATTACGCCGCGCCCGGCAAGATTCGCTCGGTAGAAGATGCCATTGGGCGGGTGCTGGGTTTTGATCTGGTGATCAACCTCGCCGTGGGGCTGGCGCTGGGCAAGACCTTCAAACTGCCGAAAGATGCGCCCGAGCGCAGTACTCCCTACTGGGAGCAGGCCATCTATACCGCGGCGGTAATCGAAGGACTGGCCAAGGCCATGCCCCGCGAGAAGCGCCCTGAGCTGGGCCTGAACTACCTCGCCGGACTGCTGCACAACTTTGGTTATCTGGTGCTAGCTTACATCTTCCCGCCGTACTTCAAGATGATCTGCCGCCACGTTGAGGCCAACCCCCATGTGGCCCCTCATCTGATTGAGCAGCACCTGATCGGGGTAACCCGTGATCAGATCGGCAGCTGGCTGTCACGCTGCTGGGACATGCCGGATGAAGTCAGCATCGCCCTGCGCCACCAGCACAATCCGCACTATCAGGGCGAAGAGCATGTGTATGCCAATCTGGTGTATCTGACGCTGGCACTGCTCAGCCGGCATCAGATCGGCTCGGGCCCACAGATGCCAATTCCAGACGCACTGCTGGCACGGCTCGGCCTGAGCGAAGACAAGGCGGAAGAGGTTGTGGGCAAGGTGCTGGAGGCGCGCGATGCGCTGCGGGTGCTGGTCAACAAGTATCAGGCGGCGAACTGA
- a CDS encoding HU family DNA-binding protein, with amino-acid sequence MRKPDLAAAIADKADLSKDQANRVLNAVLDEITQALSRQDSVTLVGFGTFLQRHRGARTGKNPQTGAPVQIKASNTVSFKPGKSLKDAVN; translated from the coding sequence ATGCGTAAACCGGATCTCGCGGCGGCGATTGCCGACAAGGCTGACCTGAGCAAGGATCAGGCAAACCGAGTACTCAATGCCGTACTGGATGAAATCACTCAAGCCCTCAGCCGCCAGGATTCAGTGACCCTGGTTGGTTTTGGAACCTTCCTGCAACGTCATCGCGGTGCCCGCACCGGCAAGAACCCGCAAACCGGCGCTCCCGTTCAGATCAAAGCCAGTAACACAGTGTCTTTCAAGCCAGGTAAAAGTCTCAAAGACGCCGTCAACTGA
- a CDS encoding NAD-dependent epimerase/dehydratase family protein, producing the protein MMKQVVIAGCGDVGSALGLQLQARGWQVYGLRRDPSALPDGILPIAADLTQATKPADWPAKVDYLVYCPAAGKRDAALYQRLYVEGLQHVLGWIKDSRQRLQYLLQVSSTGVYAQADGEWVTENSRAEADSATAKQLLAAEDVALRSGVPASVVRLGGIYGPGRNRLIEQVRTGLQVPEEPPQYTNRIHRDDAAGLLAHLLALAERRELLAPCYLGVDDDPASLFEVTNWLAGQLGTSLQPDGPRSTRSGSKRCSNELARESGWHPAYPSYREGYAELLKG; encoded by the coding sequence ATTATGAAACAGGTGGTCATTGCCGGTTGTGGCGATGTGGGTAGCGCGTTGGGGTTGCAGCTGCAGGCACGCGGTTGGCAGGTATACGGATTGCGCCGTGACCCCTCGGCGCTGCCGGACGGCATTCTGCCCATCGCGGCCGATCTGACCCAGGCGACCAAACCAGCGGACTGGCCGGCCAAGGTCGACTACCTGGTCTACTGCCCGGCGGCCGGCAAACGTGACGCGGCGCTGTATCAGCGCCTGTATGTCGAAGGTTTGCAACATGTGCTGGGTTGGATCAAGGACAGCCGGCAGCGCTTGCAGTACCTGCTGCAGGTATCAAGTACCGGCGTTTACGCCCAGGCGGACGGCGAATGGGTTACCGAAAACAGCCGCGCGGAGGCGGATTCAGCGACCGCGAAACAACTGTTGGCAGCCGAAGACGTGGCGCTGCGTAGCGGCGTGCCGGCCAGCGTGGTCCGCCTGGGTGGCATCTATGGGCCGGGGCGCAACCGCTTGATCGAGCAGGTACGCACGGGCTTGCAGGTGCCGGAAGAGCCGCCGCAGTACACCAACCGTATTCATCGTGACGATGCCGCCGGCCTGCTCGCGCATCTGCTGGCGCTGGCCGAGCGGCGTGAGCTCTTGGCGCCCTGCTATTTGGGCGTGGACGACGACCCGGCCAGCCTGTTTGAGGTCACCAACTGGCTGGCCGGGCAGCTGGGTACCAGCCTGCAACCGGACGGCCCGCGTTCGACCCGCAGTGGCAGCAAGCGTTGCAGCAACGAGCTGGCCCGCGAATCCGGCTGGCATCCGGCGTATCCCAGTTACCGCGAAGGTTACGCCGAGCTGCTCAAGGGTTGA
- a CDS encoding NAD(P)/FAD-dependent oxidoreductase, producing the protein MSDEAPLVIVGTGLAGYNLAKEVRKLDTERELLLITADDGRFYSKPLLSTGFAKAKEADELAAHSAASMAEQLNACVLDHTQVTAIDPQQRLLRLGERQQAYSELVLAVGAEPRRLPWADELGEQLLSINDLHDYGRFRAVLQGKQRVVIIGAGLIGCEFANDLVAGGFQVSVVASDPYLMPQLIPEPVAAAVQAQLEALGVVFHLGCAIESLEPNGHGVQLRLNDGSQVDADQALSAIGLAPRLALAEQAGLELGRGIVVDRHLATSQPHIYALGDCAEVQGLNLMYVMPLMTAARALAKTLCGERSALSYPAMPVMVKTPACPLVVAPPLTAESGHWVTTGEGTDLQALFHDEQGQLHGFALTGSRVAEKLKLTRELPGWLLPAAG; encoded by the coding sequence GTGAGTGACGAGGCCCCGCTGGTTATCGTGGGCACTGGATTGGCGGGTTACAACCTGGCCAAGGAAGTGCGCAAGCTGGACACTGAGCGTGAACTCTTGCTGATTACCGCCGATGACGGCCGGTTTTATTCCAAGCCGTTGTTGTCCACCGGCTTCGCCAAGGCCAAGGAGGCCGACGAACTGGCAGCGCACAGCGCCGCCAGCATGGCCGAGCAGTTGAATGCTTGCGTGCTGGACCACACCCAGGTGACGGCAATTGATCCCCAGCAGCGCCTGCTGCGGCTGGGTGAGCGCCAGCAGGCCTACTCCGAGCTGGTGTTGGCGGTCGGCGCAGAACCACGCCGCCTGCCGTGGGCCGATGAGTTGGGCGAGCAGCTGCTGTCGATCAATGACCTGCATGACTACGGGCGTTTTCGCGCTGTATTGCAGGGCAAGCAGCGGGTGGTCATCATCGGTGCCGGCCTGATTGGCTGCGAGTTCGCCAATGATCTGGTGGCGGGTGGCTTTCAGGTGAGCGTGGTCGCCTCTGACCCTTACCTTATGCCGCAGCTGATTCCCGAACCGGTCGCCGCTGCCGTGCAGGCGCAGTTGGAAGCGCTGGGTGTGGTTTTTCATCTGGGCTGTGCCATCGAATCGCTGGAACCTAACGGGCATGGCGTGCAGCTGCGCCTGAATGACGGCAGCCAGGTCGATGCCGATCAGGCACTCTCAGCCATCGGGCTGGCGCCACGATTGGCATTGGCCGAGCAGGCGGGGTTGGAGCTCGGTCGCGGGATAGTGGTCGATCGGCATCTGGCGACCAGTCAGCCGCACATTTACGCGTTGGGCGACTGCGCCGAGGTACAGGGCCTGAACCTGATGTATGTAATGCCGCTGATGACGGCGGCGCGCGCGCTGGCCAAGACCCTGTGTGGTGAGCGCAGCGCCCTGAGTTACCCGGCGATGCCAGTGATGGTCAAGACCCCGGCTTGCCCGCTGGTTGTCGCGCCACCGCTGACGGCCGAGTCAGGGCACTGGGTTACGACGGGTGAAGGGACCGACCTGCAAGCGCTGTTTCACGATGAGCAGGGCCAGCTGCATGGCTTTGCCCTGACCGGCAGCCGGGTCGCTGAAAAGTTGAAACTGACGCGCGAGTTGCCGGGCTGGCTACTGCCGGCGGCCGGCTGA
- the recG gene encoding ATP-dependent DNA helicase RecG, with product MSSVAEHTPLTVLKGIGPALAEKLGKLGLNSVQDVLFHLPLRYQDRTRVTPIGALQPGLDAVIEGVVVGADVVMGRRRSLLCRIQDGSGTISLRFYYFSAALKANLSRGSHWRCYGEVRPGASGLEIYHPEMQNLDGAEPLPVNQTLTPIYPATEGLSQQRLRSLSEAALAWLANGNHLPEWLPPALADQYQLSSLHQAVQILHRPPPDIDLEALQDGRHWAQHRLAFEELMAHQLAMLRLRAQMRAHRAPVMQAEGTLASAFLQQLGFPLTGAQARIAAEILADLRQPQPMLRLVQGDVGAGKTVVAALAALQALEAGWQVALMAPTEILAEQHFNNFQRWFSALGLSVAWVAGKLKGKARANQLQMIATGEAAMVVGTHALFQNEVQFHNLGLAIIDEQHRFGVQQRLALRDKGAAGGFSPHQLIMTATPIPRTLAMSAYADLDTSVLDELPPGRTPVNTVLVSDSRRPEVIERVRAGCAEGRQAYWVCTLIEESEQLQAQAAESAWEDLCSSLPELSIGLIHGRMKAAEKAEIMAAFKGGDLHLLVATTVIEVGVDVPNASLMVIENPERLGLAQLHQLRGRVGRGSAASHCVLLYHAPLSALGRERLGIMRESSDGFVIAEKDLALRGPGEVLGTRQTGLVQFRVADLVRDADLLPAVQQAAQQLASQHPGHVQPLLDRWIAQGQHFAQV from the coding sequence GTGAGTAGCGTCGCCGAACACACGCCGCTGACCGTGCTCAAGGGCATCGGCCCGGCACTGGCAGAAAAGCTCGGCAAGCTCGGCCTGAACAGCGTGCAGGACGTGCTTTTCCACCTACCGCTGCGCTACCAGGATCGCACCCGGGTGACGCCCATCGGCGCGCTGCAACCAGGGCTCGACGCGGTCATCGAGGGCGTGGTGGTAGGCGCCGATGTGGTCATGGGGCGCCGCCGCAGCCTGCTTTGCCGCATTCAGGACGGCAGCGGCACCATCAGCCTGCGCTTCTATTATTTTTCCGCCGCGCTCAAGGCCAATCTGAGCCGCGGCAGCCATTGGCGTTGCTATGGCGAAGTGCGCCCGGGCGCCTCCGGGCTGGAAATCTATCACCCCGAGATGCAAAACCTGGACGGCGCCGAGCCGCTGCCGGTGAACCAGACCCTGACGCCGATCTACCCCGCTACCGAAGGGCTCTCGCAGCAGCGCCTGCGTAGTCTCAGCGAGGCGGCACTGGCTTGGCTGGCCAACGGCAACCATCTGCCGGAGTGGCTGCCGCCGGCGCTGGCCGACCAATACCAGCTTTCCTCACTGCATCAGGCCGTACAGATACTGCACCGCCCACCGCCCGACATTGACCTTGAGGCGCTGCAGGACGGCCGCCACTGGGCCCAACACCGCCTCGCCTTTGAGGAGCTGATGGCACACCAGTTGGCGATGCTGCGCTTACGCGCCCAGATGCGCGCGCACCGCGCCCCGGTCATGCAGGCAGAAGGCACCCTGGCCAGCGCCTTTTTGCAGCAACTGGGCTTTCCGTTGACCGGCGCCCAGGCGCGCATCGCCGCTGAAATCCTGGCTGACTTGCGCCAACCCCAACCCATGCTGCGGCTGGTACAGGGCGACGTCGGCGCCGGCAAAACGGTGGTCGCCGCCCTGGCTGCCCTGCAGGCGCTCGAGGCCGGTTGGCAGGTGGCGCTCATGGCACCCACGGAAATTCTCGCCGAACAGCACTTCAACAACTTTCAGCGCTGGTTTTCCGCTTTGGGCCTGTCGGTGGCCTGGGTCGCCGGCAAGCTCAAGGGCAAGGCCCGCGCCAATCAGTTACAGATGATCGCCACCGGTGAAGCGGCGATGGTGGTGGGCACCCACGCGCTGTTTCAGAACGAGGTCCAGTTTCACAATCTGGGGCTGGCGATCATCGACGAGCAGCACCGCTTTGGCGTCCAGCAACGCTTGGCGCTACGCGACAAGGGCGCCGCCGGCGGCTTCTCACCGCACCAGTTGATCATGACCGCCACGCCTATCCCGCGGACCCTGGCAATGAGCGCCTACGCCGACCTGGATACCTCGGTGCTGGATGAGTTGCCACCGGGGCGCACGCCGGTGAACACCGTACTGGTGTCCGATAGCCGCCGCCCCGAAGTCATCGAGCGGGTACGCGCCGGCTGCGCCGAAGGGCGCCAGGCCTACTGGGTCTGCACACTGATTGAAGAGTCCGAACAGTTACAGGCGCAAGCCGCCGAAAGCGCCTGGGAGGATCTGTGCAGCAGCCTGCCGGAACTGTCGATCGGGCTGATTCACGGCCGCATGAAGGCTGCCGAGAAGGCCGAGATCATGGCAGCGTTCAAGGGCGGCGATCTGCATTTGCTGGTGGCAACAACCGTCATTGAGGTCGGCGTGGATGTACCCAATGCCAGCCTGATGGTGATCGAAAACCCCGAGCGTCTCGGGCTGGCGCAACTGCACCAGCTGCGCGGCCGCGTCGGCCGCGGCAGCGCAGCCAGCCATTGCGTACTGCTGTACCACGCGCCGTTGTCAGCTCTTGGCCGCGAGCGTCTGGGCATCATGCGTGAAAGCAGCGACGGCTTCGTGATTGCCGAGAAGGATCTGGCGCTGCGCGGCCCCGGCGAGGTGCTCGGCACCCGCCAGACCGGGCTGGTACAATTTCGCGTCGCCGACCTTGTGCGCGATGCCGACCTGCTGCCCGCGGTGCAACAGGCGGCGCAACAACTGGCCAGCCAACACCCCGGCCATGTACAGCCATTGCTGGATCGCTGGATAGCCCAGGGCCAGCATTTTGCGCAGGTCTGA
- a CDS encoding PQQ-dependent sugar dehydrogenase — MALILSGCSGNQPALPITAGMGPHPALPEPQAGLLPIVNIAPAVGWSAGAKPQAGKGLQVHAFAGGLDHPRWLHVLPNGDVLVAESNAPAKPEDDGGVKAWLTKKAMAKAGAATPSADRISLLRDSNGDGVVDQRTVFIAGLHSPFGMALVGNDLYVANTDGVLRFPYRADQTQITAPGELITSLPAGALNHHWTKNLIASPDGSRLYAAVGSNSNVAENGLAHEQGRAAIWEINPADGSKRLFASGLRNPVGMAWEPHSGALWTVVNERDGLGNDLVPDYMTSVQDGGFYGWPFSYFGQHLDERVTPQNPELVAKALVPDYALGSHTASLGLSNAVGSRLPAPFTEGLFIGQHGSWNREPHSGYQVLFVPFKEGRPNDAPYTVLDGFLNEQGEAQGRPVGVAIDGEGALLVADDVGNVIWRVSSAQP, encoded by the coding sequence ATGGCGCTAATCCTCAGCGGTTGCAGCGGCAACCAACCGGCCTTGCCGATCACCGCCGGCATGGGTCCGCACCCTGCCCTGCCCGAACCACAAGCCGGCTTGCTGCCCATTGTGAATATCGCGCCTGCGGTCGGTTGGTCGGCCGGTGCCAAACCGCAAGCCGGCAAGGGCTTGCAGGTGCACGCGTTTGCCGGCGGTCTGGATCATCCACGCTGGCTGCACGTGCTGCCCAATGGCGATGTGCTGGTGGCTGAAAGCAACGCCCCCGCCAAGCCCGAGGATGACGGCGGAGTGAAGGCCTGGCTGACCAAGAAAGCCATGGCCAAGGCGGGTGCTGCCACACCGAGCGCCGATCGCATCAGCCTACTGCGCGACAGCAATGGCGACGGCGTGGTCGACCAGCGCACGGTGTTTATCGCCGGCCTGCACTCACCATTTGGCATGGCACTGGTCGGCAACGACCTTTACGTAGCCAACACCGATGGCGTGCTGCGCTTCCCGTACCGCGCTGATCAGACACAGATCACCGCACCCGGTGAGCTCATTACCAGCCTGCCCGCCGGGGCGCTGAACCATCACTGGACCAAGAACCTGATCGCCAGCCCGGACGGCAGCAGACTGTACGCCGCTGTGGGTTCCAACAGTAACGTGGCCGAGAACGGGTTGGCGCATGAGCAGGGCCGCGCCGCCATCTGGGAAATCAACCCCGCCGACGGCAGCAAGCGGTTGTTTGCCAGCGGCCTGCGCAACCCGGTGGGCATGGCGTGGGAGCCGCACAGCGGCGCGCTCTGGACGGTAGTCAACGAGCGCGACGGCCTGGGCAACGATCTGGTACCGGATTACATGACCTCGGTACAGGATGGCGGCTTCTATGGCTGGCCCTTCAGCTACTTTGGTCAGCATCTGGATGAGCGGGTGACGCCGCAAAATCCTGAGCTGGTCGCCAAGGCGCTGGTACCGGATTATGCCCTGGGTTCACACACCGCCTCGCTGGGTTTGAGCAACGCCGTGGGCAGCCGCCTGCCTGCGCCCTTCACCGAAGGCTTGTTTATCGGCCAGCACGGTTCCTGGAACCGCGAGCCGCACAGCGGTTATCAGGTGCTGTTTGTGCCGTTCAAGGAGGGGCGACCGAACGACGCGCCCTACACCGTGCTGGACGGGTTCCTGAATGAACAGGGCGAGGCGCAAGGGCGCCCGGTCGGCGTTGCCATAGACGGCGAAGGCGCGCTGCTGGTGGCCGATGACGTCGGCAACGTCATCTGGCGGGTCAGCAGCGCCCAGCCTTGA
- a CDS encoding rubredoxin, with the protein MKKWQCIVCGFIYDEAEGWPDDGIAAGTPWEDVPADWMCPDCGVGKEDFEMIEIG; encoded by the coding sequence ATGAAGAAGTGGCAGTGCATCGTGTGTGGTTTTATTTACGACGAAGCCGAAGGCTGGCCGGATGACGGCATTGCCGCCGGCACGCCCTGGGAAGATGTCCCGGCAGACTGGATGTGTCCGGACTGCGGTGTGGGCAAGGAAGACTTTGAAATGATCGAGATCGGCTGA
- a CDS encoding hydrogen peroxide-inducible genes activator: MTLTELRYIVTLAQEQHFGHAAERCHVSQPTLSVGVKKLEEELGIMIFERSKSAVRVTPIGERIVAQAQKVLEEALAIRELASAGKNQLAAPLKVGAIYTIGPYLFPHLVPQLHRVAPEMPLYIEENFTHVLRDKLRNGDLDAIIIALPFQEPDVLTMPLYDEPFSLLIPASHPWAERTSVTLDELDDNKLLLLGEGHCFRDQVLEACPTLRKGDEQHKHTTVESSSLETIRHMVASGIGMTVLPMSAADDRYYSSELLVTKSFAAPAPYRTVAIAWRASFPRPKAVELLSDSIRLCSVGQPPK; this comes from the coding sequence ATGACCCTGACCGAATTACGCTACATAGTCACCCTCGCCCAAGAACAGCATTTCGGCCACGCCGCCGAACGCTGCCATGTGTCCCAGCCAACACTCAGCGTGGGGGTGAAGAAGCTGGAAGAAGAACTGGGCATCATGATTTTCGAACGCAGCAAAAGCGCGGTGCGGGTGACCCCGATTGGTGAGCGCATCGTGGCCCAGGCGCAGAAGGTATTGGAAGAAGCCTTGGCCATTCGCGAGCTGGCCAGCGCCGGCAAAAATCAGCTGGCCGCGCCGCTCAAGGTGGGCGCCATCTACACCATCGGGCCGTACCTGTTCCCGCACCTGGTGCCGCAGCTGCACCGGGTGGCGCCGGAAATGCCGCTGTACATCGAGGAAAACTTTACCCACGTACTGCGCGACAAGCTGCGCAACGGCGACCTGGACGCGATCATCATCGCGCTGCCCTTCCAGGAACCGGACGTACTAACTATGCCGCTGTACGACGAGCCGTTCAGCCTGCTGATTCCTGCCAGCCACCCCTGGGCAGAGCGCACCAGCGTCACCCTGGATGAGCTGGACGACAACAAGCTGCTGCTGCTCGGCGAGGGTCACTGCTTCCGCGATCAGGTGCTGGAGGCCTGCCCCACGCTGCGCAAGGGTGATGAGCAACACAAGCACACCACGGTGGAATCCAGCTCGCTGGAAACCATTCGGCATATGGTCGCTTCCGGCATCGGCATGACGGTGTTACCCATGTCGGCCGCTGATGATCGCTACTACAGCTCGGAGCTGCTGGTGACCAAGAGCTTTGCAGCGCCGGCGCCCTACCGCACCGTCGCCATTGCCTGGCGCGCGAGCTTCCCGCGGCCCAAGGCCGTAGAGCTGCTCAGCGACTCGATTCGCCTGTGCTCGGTGGGTCAGCCGCCCAAGTGA
- the ubiA gene encoding 4-hydroxybenzoate octaprenyltransferase, with the protein MLGLLIKPLGRLHPKANDYIQLMRLDRPIGTYLLLWPTLWALWLAAEGVPGTANLIIFVLGVILMRAAGCVINDYADRDFDGHVRRTQQRPLATGRISAKQALILFSVLVALSAVLVLFTNQLTILLSFGGVALAALYPFCKRFTFYPQVVLGAAFSWAIPMAFAAEAGSLPPALWLLFLANLLWTVAYDTEYAMCDREDDLRIGIKSTAILFGEADRAIIGMLQGLTLLCLLLVGARFDLGLYYYLGLLGMVLGFAWQHWLIRERDADACLSAFLSNHWAGMLVFIGLALDYWLG; encoded by the coding sequence TTGCTGGGTCTGCTGATCAAACCGCTGGGGCGCCTGCACCCGAAAGCCAACGACTATATTCAGCTGATGCGGCTCGACCGCCCGATCGGCACCTACCTGCTGCTCTGGCCGACCCTGTGGGCACTGTGGCTGGCCGCCGAAGGCGTACCCGGCACCGCCAACCTGATCATCTTTGTACTTGGTGTGATTCTGATGCGCGCCGCCGGTTGTGTGATCAACGACTACGCTGACCGCGATTTCGATGGGCACGTGCGGCGCACCCAGCAACGCCCACTGGCCACCGGCCGGATCAGCGCCAAACAGGCGCTGATTCTGTTTTCCGTGTTGGTGGCGCTCAGTGCGGTACTGGTGCTGTTCACCAACCAGTTGACCATCCTGCTGTCGTTCGGTGGCGTGGCGCTGGCCGCGCTGTACCCGTTCTGCAAGCGCTTTACGTTCTACCCGCAGGTGGTACTGGGCGCGGCGTTCTCCTGGGCGATACCCATGGCCTTTGCCGCCGAAGCCGGCAGCCTGCCACCGGCGCTCTGGCTGCTGTTTCTGGCCAACCTGCTGTGGACCGTGGCCTATGACACTGAGTACGCCATGTGCGACCGTGAAGACGACCTGCGCATCGGCATCAAGTCCACCGCCATCCTGTTTGGCGAGGCAGACCGCGCCATCATCGGCATGCTGCAGGGACTGACGCTGCTCTGCCTGCTGCTGGTTGGCGCGCGCTTTGATCTGGGCCTGTACTACTACCTCGGCCTGCTGGGCATGGTGCTCGGCTTTGCCTGGCAACACTGGCTGATCCGCGAGCGCGACGCCGATGCCTGCCTGAGCGCTTTCCTGTCCAATCACTGGGCGGGCATGCTGGTGTTTATCGGCCTGGCGCTCGACTACTGGCTGGGCTGA